GCATCTGTTTCATCAAAGTGATTAAGCTCCTTGCTGTCAATATCTAAAACTCCCCAAACAGAATTGTAACACATTACAGGAATAACAATTTCCGAGTTAGATTCCGAATTACAAGCAATATGTCCCGAAAACTCATGTACGTTTGGCACTACAATAGTTTGTTCCTGCTCCCATGCAGTGCCACAAACGCCTTTTCCTTTGGCAATTTGCGTGCAAGCAACCGGTCCTTGGAAAGCACTCAGTTGAAGTTTATTATTGATTATTTGATAAAAACCAACCCACCAAAAATCAAAATGTGTTTTGAGTATTGCTGTGATATTGGCAAGATTACCTGTCAGATGAATATCCTTATCCCAAACAGCAACGATTTCTTTCATTGCAAGTTCATATTTTTCGGCTTTTTTCATGTGAAGCATAAAGGGAAGATTAAATGATTACAAAAACAAAAGGGAAGACTGAACATCTTCCCCTTTGTGATCCCGCTGGGATTCGAACCCAGGACCCCTACATTAAAAGTGTAATGCTCTACCGGCTGAGCTACAGGATCATTTTTACAAAAATTTCAGTTGGTTTTGTACTTCCGCCCCTTCTGAAAACGTGGGTGCAAAAATAGTTTTTTATCTATTCAAAACAAGTTTGATTTTTATTTTTTTCAAGAACCTAAATTCAATCCACAATCAAACGAAGAACTTGGTGATTTACCTTTAAGATATAGACTCCTCCTTTTAATTCCGTTAGAGAAAGTTTGACTGAAAACATTTTCTCCGAGAAATCTTCTTTGGAAATCAGCACACCATTCATGGCATATATTGCAATCTGTTCAATCGGTTCTTGTTCAGATTGAATGGTAACCTCATCAAAGCTCGGGTTTGGGAATGCAATAATCTTAGGAACTTGGAAATGGATACCACCTGTACTTAGAATTCTATATGATTCTTTTACAGCTTCATAGGTATTGACCTTTCCCCATCCTGCGTTATTATTTGGAACCGCACCTGTTTTACTGTCAACAATTGCAGTTTTAGCAAGAATCTGCTTAATCTGAAATGATGTAAGCTTTGGGTTAGCTTGCAACATCAAAGCTACTGTGCCTGTTACTTGAGGTGAAGCCATTGAAGTACCTGAAAAAACCCCATAAGCAAATGTGTCAGCATTAAATTCAGTAATGGCAACCAGTCTATTCTTTGACCACCCTGGGAATTCTTGTAGAAAAATAGGGGCTGCCACATCCATACCGGGCGCTAAGATATCGGGCTTTATTCTGCCATCTGCTGTCGGACCACGACTGCTAAAAGGAGTAATATTGCCAATGGCTGAATACCCTTGGTCATTAAAAGTGTCATTAAAAATACCATAGTAAAGGTTCTTTGCAGTCATTGCGCCTGCAGTAATAACACTCTTGGAAGTCCCACCATTCTCCCCTACTGTATAATCTGTATTGCCGGCTTTGTATGTTGATGAAAAATTAATTTGATTGTATTGGTTCACAAATCGTCCTGAAGTATAACGATAAATCCCCCCTGAATTCCAAGCATGAACATCGGAGTAAGGTGATGTGATAGACAAACCAATATTGTATTTTGCCGGGTCCGGATTGGTAAGAAGCAAGCGAATATTAGGTTTCCCGTTGGGCACATAATAAGAATTGGTAAAAGTGATAATTGAAAATTTTCCGGAATCTGTGTCAAAAAATTTGGTGTCAGTTCCTGCTTTTGATGAGGATAGATAAGCGCTTTCGTACACAATATTTCCTGTTGTATCAATCAAATGTGCCGACACAGAAAAAACAGAGTTCCCACTGCCCCACATATCCACATAAACTTCTTCTTTTGGATATGAAAATCGTTCATTCTCAATTACAATAGTTTTTACAGTATCTCCTCTCAACTCAGCTTCAAAATGCATAGGGTTAGTACCTTCATTGCCAGCGGCACCCACCAGAATCAAGCCTTCGCCAATTAAATTATTGGTAGCCAAATCGAACAAAGAAGTTCCATCATGCGGACCCGTGTGCATTCCCCAGCTTAGGTTGATAACAGCAGGTTTACCCACCGACTTGGCATAATTAAAAATATAGTTATAGGCATCAATAATGGCAGGGTTTGCAATCAGATAATCGCTCATGGCACTTCCCGGCAATTGCTCATTAAAATATTTAATACTCACAAAAACAAGTTCTGCATCAGGTGCATGTCCTTGATACTTGAGGTCAGGCGAGCCTATGCCACTACCTGCCGCAATACCGGCAACGTGTGTACCATGCGTTCCGTTCAAGTCAAGGTCTGTGAAGATTTCTTCTTTCCCGATAAGTTCTGAACCGTAATCATATCCTGAGGGTGGTGTTCCTTCATCATGATTTTGCTGCCATACCCGACTTACCCTATAGGTAACACTGTCTGCTGCATAAAATGCAGGATGCTTATAATCAAACCCAATATCAACAATTCCTACAATGACCCCTTTGCCGGTAAAATTCTGTGGCAATCCATTGTTTATCCCATCGTGAACTTGGTCCACTCTCATCAATTTGCGCACAGAATCCATTTTGGCATGCGTTGCATTCAGCCTGAGTGCAGGCTCAATGGCTTCTACACCCTTTACCCCCGATAAGTATGCAAGCTGTGATTGTGGAACAAGCACGCTCCACACGTTACCCGCCTTGGTCTCAACTTTGATATGCAATTGAGTTAATTCGCTCTCATTAATTGCAGAATTGACCAGAATCAAAGTTGGAATTTCACCATTTTCATTGGCAAGCACCGGTTGTTGATTGTAATTACTTGGAGTTTGAGCTTTAAGCCCAAAATATAGAAAACAACTTAGAAAAATGAATATCGTTTTTTTCATGTGAATAATTGAATTGCAATTTTAATGGATAAGTTTCATACTGATTTTTTTTATTGAAATGAGCAAAAATCAATATCCTCTATGGGTTTATACTAATTTATAGTTTCTAAACTCACCGATGCGCCATCCGCTTAGCTTTTCTATTTTCATTAAAATTTTATTTTTAAGTGATAGGTGAGTGATATTGGGGTCTCGGTCAAAAGTCCAGTTTTGTTTGGCTATTCGTTCATGATATACTTTGGGATGTGAACCCGTAAACCTCTTTATAGAATCAATTTTCCCGTAGTCAAACTCTTGTTCAACTGCTACTTTTTCGAAAATGAATTGGTCGTCATGCCACAGTTTGCGTGCCTGAATTTGTTTAGACATTTGCTCTTGGGGATGTTTTACCCAACCATAATGAAAAATGCGAGCGTTTATTTTTTTTGCCGGTAATCTCTGATTAGCAATTCTGAAACCTTGCGCATCCATATAGGAGCGGATTTGTGGATTGTTTCTGATAATTCTCACTTCGTGTCTATACCACTTACGCGAGTCAGCAAGAAAATCATAAGAACCATAAAAATGCAAATACTCAAAGACCAAACCCTGAACCGAATTGTCATTGAGCCATTTCTGCATACTGATTCTAATGTTGTCATAATCATCCTCATGTACACATTCATCGGCTTGAATATAAAAGCACCAGTCTGATTTAGGGGAGACATGTTCTAATGCTTTGTTTGTTTCAACAGCAAGTACTTTACCGCCTTCTCTCAAAGTGTCATCCCAAACAGTTTCAACGATTTTGATTTTATCAGAATCTATGGATTGAATCAAACTTAGTGTGCCATCCGTTGACTTTCCTACAGCCACAATCATTTCGTCCACCAAAGGCAAGATAGACAATATGGCTTCTGAGACCGGATAGCCTCCTGTTACACCATTACGGATAATTGTAAAACCGCTGACAAACATATTATCAAGCGGTTTGGGATTGATTTATATTAAAATTGAGTTCGGGATTGGGTCTGATTTCTCCCACAATCAAACCTCCAAAATTTTTTGTTTCATAATGAACAAACCTTTCCAAAATAGCTGCTTGTGCTTTTGAAATTAACCCTGAATTTGAGAGTAAAGATTGTGCAACTACATATTGAATTCCCATTTTACCATCATCTACTTTTATACAAACAGCTAAGTCTTGGTTGAAAATTGACATACAATACACTCCGTCTGCTCCTGTTTTTCCAACTACATTATCACCGGCAACACCCATTAACTCAGTGCAATATCTCTTTGTACCGGCAATCATAAACGGATACGTGGTTACTGCCTCTATCATTACAGCACAGGCTTTCTGCTCTTTTTCAGGAAAGTCTATAGGGTTAATCAAGTTTTGATATGCAACCGCTTGTTTATAAACAGTATATGAAAAAATAGGCGCAGAACACCCATCAATCCCAATATGTGAATCCGAAATCGGTGTTTCGTAGTAACGTGAACAGGTTTCTGCAATGATTTTTTGAATAGTGTGTTCAGGTGAAATATAATTTTTGTGGTCCACACCAAGAAGTCTGCAAAAAAGCAAAAATCCGGTATGTTTACCTGAGCAATTATTGTGAATACTACTTGGTTTTTGTTCGCTTTTTATTAAATCTGCCTGGTCGCTTGACAACTCAGGCATTTGAGCACCACATTCCAAATCATTTTCAGTAAAACCACCCTTTGCCAATATTCTTTTTACTGTTTCAACATGTTGCTTTTCACCATTGTGCGAGCTGCATATCAAAGCAATTTCTTCCAATGTTAAATCAAATTCTTCTGCTCCCCCACGTGAAAAGAAAGGTATGTGTTGAAAAAATTTCATTGCCGAACGCGGATAGCAAACTTGTTCCACATCTCCCAGACTGAAAACAATCTTTTTTTCTTTGTTTATTACACATATCACCCCTCTGTGAAAACTCTCGACAACCTCGCCTCGCATTGATTGTACTAAAATAGGATTCGCTGTTTTATTTTTCATTGTTGATTTAGTCTTGTGGTTGGATTATATTGGCATGCCCGACATTGTTACAAGACTGCAAATGTATATTTTGGACTATGGATTGAGAAATTTAATTGCATTTCTTCCAAACGATTATTATTGGGCACTTTGTTAACTTATAACTGTGCCACATTTGACAAAAAAGGGATTATTCCTATTCAAATTCCACTATCAAAAAAATCATGCATCAGTTTTTCATTATATTTGTTGCTTCAAACTCAATCAGACGCTCCAAAATATGATTAAATATTTACTGAAATTATACTTATTTTTCCTTATCACACTGCCTTCCATTGTGTACTCGCAGAGCACCACTATCGGTTCGGGTACGTTCACATCTAATGCTTATGGTCCGATGTACACTACAACGAGTGTGAATTCGGTGAGTCGTTTTGCATATATATACAGTTCATCATTACTGGGAGAGTTAGAACATGGTGATAGCATTTGGTCTGTTAGCTTTTTCAAAGACAATACAGATGATTTAACAGGAAGTAATAACCTCAAAATTTATATCAGACCAACCTCACAAACAGATTTTGGCGCAGGAAGTTTGTCGTGGTCAAGTGAAATCAGCGGGCTTGGTTTTGTCAAAGTGTATGACAACAATCCAAACTCAGTAATGAACGGCAAACGAGGATTTATCACATTTACTTTTAGCTCCCCTTACTATTGGGATACTACTTTAGGACAAAATTTTGAAATTCTGGTTGAATACACCCAACCCAATACTCAAACCGCCCAAATCAATTGGTACTATGACAATGCTTCTACCCAATCAGGTTATCTTTCCAACCAAAATAAGTATTATTCGGCAACTAACACACTTACGCCCAGTAACACTTTAAGTTCAAGCAATGAACGCAAACCCATGATTAGGATAAATTATCCGAGATATGATGTTGAAATTGGAGTTTCGGCATTGTATTCATTGGGTAAAATTCCTGTACCTTTGGGCAACCCGGACACTGTCAAAGTGCTATTATTAAATTCCGGGAAACATGATGTGGTTGGACACCACGCTTATTTATACAGTTATGGGGCTAATGTTTTTATTGACACATTGACATTCAGCCTAAAAGCAAGTGAACAAGACTTATTTGCTTTTCCTATCAGGAACCTTCACTATATAGGGATGGACACCCTGATAGTATTGCTAGAGCCGGATGGCATTGCAAGCAACGACACCATTGACGGACTTCGTGAAGCCACTGCTTTTACATATTCATACAGAAACCTAAAAGAACCACCGGCACCCGGAGGAATAGGTTTTAACGGTGGCACCGGTGATTTTGTAGCCAAATTTATTTCATCTCAAAAGAAGGCGATTAACCAAATCAGTGTCATGTTCGGTTTCGGGAATGAGCCTTTTAGAATCGGGATTTGGGATGCAACCGGACCGCAAGGAAAGCCAGGTACACTGCTCTGGCAATCTGATTCCCAAACCTCAAAACCGGGAGAATATATTATGCCTGTATGGCCTCCCGTTTCTGTCAATGGTACTTTCTTTGTTGGGGTACGACAAATAGGCACAAACAATATTGCCTTTGGGTTTCAATACGAAGACCCAGTGAGAAATGGCACTTTCTTTGAAACTTCACCCGTTGGCTCTTCTACATGGAATGATTTCAGTCCTGATGCTCCATTTAGGTTTATGATTGAGCCCCGCATTCAAGCGGATAATGACATAACGCCAGTGTCCTTTGACTTTCCTAAAGACACACTGGTCTTTGGCACTTTTGACACGCTGGCACCGCAAGCAACCATTCGAAATATTGGAACCAACGATCAAATTATCCCGTTTGAGACTATATGTAACATCAAATACTATGGAGGTACTTTGATATACTCTTCCTCAGTGTTTGACACCTTATCATCAGGCAACAACCGTAAAGTAACTTTTGACAAATCCTTCTTCCCTACAACCACAGGTGACTATACCGTTGAAATTATCACCAAACTCACCACTGATCAATTTACGCAAAACGACACACTGAATGCCCACGTTTTAGCCGGCAAATATTCAGATGTAGGAATGACACTTGTTTTTACCCCATTTAATGGAGGAACCTATCAATACAATATAGATACAATTTTCCCGACTGTCAAAGCGGATAACTTTGGATTTGATGACAGAACCTTTCAGGTATATGGACAAATTTATGATTCTAATAATGTTTTGATGTGGCAAGACATAGCAACTAAATCAGTCAAAGGCGGACAGAGTGTAACAGTTGGCTTCAGCGAATTCATTGCACCCAAAACAAGTACTTATAAGTTCGTAACCTATACCAAAATGACAGGTGACAACGACCTACACAACGATACCATTATTAGGTATTTTATTGTGGGTATGGAAAATGATGTAGCTGCAAACTTTGCGATAGAGCCTATTTCATTATATAACTATCCTGCAAATATCACAGCCATTAAACCCAAATTGAATGTTAAAAACAAGGGTGAGTTTCATCAATTGACTTATTTCCCTGCCTATTGTTTTATATACAAAGACAATACGCTTGTATATACAGATACAGCCATGTTGCAGGTATTTATTGGAGACTCAACCAGCATTTCATTTCCTAAATCTTTCAATAATCCACCTCAAGGAAATTATCGAGCATTTTTCCAAACGGCTCTCAGCACAGACCAAGACAGGAGTAATGATACTTTAACAATATATTTTAAAGTTGGGGTTGAGAATGATGTGGAAGTAGTATCGATTGAAAGCCCTCAAAATGACAGTGCATTGCACCTTTCATACCTCTATCGCCCAAGGGTCTTGGTTCGAAATAACGGATTTAAAGACCAAAATGTGCCATTTCAAGTTGTTTTTCAAAGCTATGACAGTACAGGAGCCGTTATACAGACTCTGCTTAAAAACATTACCATTGCTGCCAATAACACTAAGTATCTTGATTTTGACAGCACATTCAACGCAAGACCCGAAGGCAGCATTTCTGTTAAATCATATACTAATTTAGGGACAGATGAAAGTCTGAACAACGATACAGCCATTATTTCATACACAGTCCAAAAGACTTTTGATTATGAAATTTGGGATAAAATCAAGAACAACCCAAGCGAAGAAATTGAAGTAAACAGAGGTTCATATAGTCCTCGCATTGTTATTCAAAACAATTCAAGATTACTCACTGATTCTGCTTTTATCTCAGTTATGATTTGGACACCGGATAATACAATCATATATAACTATATCCGCAAATCTCTTCCCTCACTTTTTGGAGGACTTGACACCATTGAGTTTCCGCCCTATTATCCTACCATGACAGGTACATATACGGTGCAAGCTTCCGGCTATCAGTCCTTAGATCAAAACCCATTCAATGATACCCTAACATTTACTTTTGAAAGTATCCTGAACAATGATTTAGAAGTAAGCGAAATTGTTACACCCAAACAGAATGACACGCTTATTATTGACAAAAACATTCCAACTTATGCAGCAGTCAAAGTTACTAATAACGGTCGCGAGCAGCCCGACAGTGTGGTTTTAAAGGTTTATTTATTAGATTCACAAAATAATGTTCTCAAATCAGATTCACAGTCCGTTTCTGCCAATTTAGTGCAATCAGCCACACAAACACTTATTTTCAACAATTTCTTTGACAATATAAATTTTGAACAGGATGCTCATTATAAAATCCATGCAAAAATTGATTATGCCTTAGACCAAATTCCTAACAACAATAAATTAATTTCTGATTTTTATGTAGTTGCAAATACTTCAACTTCTGTTATTGCCGTTTCTGACAATATTAAAGTATCCCCAAACCCATTCGATAAGTTTATCCAAATTGATTTGAATGATGCTTCATACTACACTATCACTCTTATTTCATCGGATGGAAAAACTGTTTATGAGACACGAACTACTGCTGAAAAGCAAACTTTTACCATAGCCACTGAAACATTGTCGGCAGGTGTTTATTACTTGAAACTTAACAACGGAAAACACATCTTTGCAGCCAAGTTTATAAAATTATAAATGGATTACAAAATCACACTCAACGATAAAACTGTAGCATACTCGAACAAGGGAGGCGGAGTAAAAATTAACAATACAGCCATAGTACAAACTTTTAAATGGATTAAGAAATCTGAATTGGCTTTTTTGAATGTAAACAACCATTCATACAGCGTAGCTGTAGTTCAATTAGATAAAGAAAATAAAAAAGTTACACTTCGCATCAACGGAAAAAAACTAGTTTTAAATCTGGCAGACCCAATGGATGAACTGCTCAAAGACTTAGGATTGGACAAATTATTAAACAAAGGTGCTGGTGAAGTGAAAGCACCTATGCCGGGACTGGTTCTCAAAGTATTGGTTGAACCGGGCATGCAGGTAAACAAAGGTGATTCTTTATTGATTTTGGAAGCTATGAAGATGGAAAACGTGATTAAAAGCCCTATTGATGGGGTAGTAAAAGCGATACACATAACTGACAAACAAGCGATTGAAAAAAACAAAGTTATGATTGAATTATCAGCTAACAGTTGATAATATTTTGAGTTATTAAATTACATTTGCACCACAAAAAAATGATATGAATTTCCAATTAACAGAAGAACAAGAAGCAGTAAGAGATGCAGCTCGAGACTTTGCACAGACTGAATTACTTCCCGGTGTAATAGACAGAGATATCAAAGAAGAATTCCCTAAAGTACAGATTCAAAAACTGGGAGAACTAGGTTTTATGGGAATGATGGTTTCGCCTCAATACGGTGGCAGCGGAATGGATGCAGTTTCTTACGTTCTGGCAATGGAAGAAATATCCAAAGTAGATGCCTCGGTGAGTGTCTGTATGAGTGTAAACAACTCTCTTGTTTGTTGGGGACTGGAAGAATATGGAACAGAAGAGCAAAAACAAAAATACCTTGTACCATTAGCAAAAGGCGAAGTGCATGGTGCTTTTTGTCTTTCAGAGCCTGAAGCCGGCTCTGATGCTACCTCTCAAAAAACAACAGCAGAAGACAAAGGAGATTATTATTTATTGAACGGAACCAAAAACTGGATTACAAATGGCAGTTCGGCAGATACCTATATTATAATTGCACAAACTCATCCGGATAAAGGACATCACGGGATCAACGCATTTATAGTTGAAAAAAGTTGGGAAGGTTTCCACATTGGCAAAAAAGAAGATAAAATGGGAATCAGAGCTTCCAACACACATACACTGATGTTTACTGATGTCAAAGTACCTAAGGCAAACAGAATCGGAGAAGACGGTTTCGGATTTAAATTTGCCATGAAAGTGCTTGCCGGAGGAAGAATTGGCATTGCATCTCAAGCACTAGGAATCGCATCAGGTGCTTATGAATTGGCACTTGCCTACTCTAAACAAAGAAAAGCATTTGGAACAGAAATAATGAACCACCAAGCCATCCAATTCAAATTGGCTGATATGGCTACTGAAATAGAAGCTGTCCGCCTTCTTTGTTTAAAAGCAGCTTGGCTAAAAGATCAACATCAAGATTACGGATTAGCTAGTTCTATGGCTAAACTTTATGCTGCAGAAACAGCAATGAAAGTTACTACCGAAGCCGTTCAAATACACGGAGGATATGGCTACGTTAGAGAATATCATGTTGAAAGGCTGATGCGTGATGCCAAAATTACACAGATATACGAAGGCACAAGCGAAGTACAAAAAGTGGTTATATCAAGAACCATCCTCAAATGAAAAAGTTTTTTTTAATATCCATATCATGGGTTGCTATCATAACATTTTCTTCGTGCTCCGGAGGAAATGAAAAATTGAATTCACAAGAAGAGACCGAAGTGAATGACATGATGAAGAAGGATCAAGAGAAAATGGATTCAATGAAGCGTGTGTTGGAAGAAAAATACCAAACAATCAAAGAGGAATAGTCTCTTAAAACAAGCCGCAGGGCAACATAAATCATGGAAAATGTTACCCATAAAGGTTTGAAAAAGTCATTCGGTCTTCGAATGGCAATCGTCATAGTAATCAGCTCTATTATCGGGTCGGGAGTATTCAAAAAAGTAGCTCCCATGTCTGAATCACTCGGCTCTCCCCTATTAGTCGTGGCAGCATTTGCTCTTGCAGGTTTGCTGACTTTGTTTGGCATGTGGAGTATTGCTGAGTTGGGCTCTATGTATCCGGAATCAGGTGGACCGTTTGCATGGCTTGAAAAAATCTATGGCAAAACGGTTTCATTTTTATATGGATGGGCATCATTTACAGTAATTCAGACTGCTGCCATTGCTTCTATTGCATACGTGTTTACAGGAGCCATAGGTACTTTTTTTCCACTGCCACATTTGCCTGAAGAAATTGCGTCTTTCTCAATCTTGGATATTCAACCTTTTGATAATATTGGCGCAAAACTCATTTCTTGTGCCTTGATTGTTATTCTGACCTTAGTCAATATCAGAGGAGCCAAATGGGGTGGTAATCTCAGCATGGTCTTTACTTTTATTATCATCTGCTGTATCTTGTTCATTGCGTTGCTTGCTTTTGGAAGCAAAGTTGGCAGTGTTGCTACCCTCACAAAACCTTCTTCAGTTATTTCTATCAAAGAATTAAGTTTTTGGAGTATGTTGGGGGCTATCATTATTGCAATGCGACATGCCTTTTGGGCTTATGAAGGTTGGATGGCATTGGGATTTGTGGGAGAAGAGCTGGAAAAACCCGAGAAAGATATTCCTAAGGCTGTTTCGATAGGATTGTTACTCATTGTTTCCCTATATGTATTAGTAAATGCAGCCTATTTGTATGTCATGCCCATTGATGATATTATTAGAGAAACTACTGCCGACACCAACAAAATTGCTGCCGTGCTTGTCATAGACAAAATATTTGGAACAGGGGGAGCCGGCTTGATTAGCGCCATGATATTGGTTGCAACATTTGGCTGCACCAATGCTACTATACTCGCTTCTGCCCGAATCTATTATGCAATGGCACATAAAGGGCTATTTTTTGAAAAAATTAAAAAATCTCATTCCAAATACAGTACACCACATAACTCCCTTGTTTTACAATGCGTATGGGCTTGTTTGCTGGTTTTTTCCGGCTCTTTTGATTTGCTGACCGACTTGGTTGTAATCGTTGCTTTCTCTTTTTATGGACTCATTGTTTTTGGGGTGGTTATACTTAGGTATAAAGACAAAGAAAGAATCAGACCTTACAAAACTCTCGGATACCCTATTATTCCCATTATTTTCTCCGTTTTTTGTGTCATATTGCTGGCAGTTACTTTCATTGACTCACCCACTCAGTCACTTACCGGGATGTTTCTTATTTTCTCCGGTCTGCCCTTTTATTACTATTGGAAAAAGAAATTAAAGACTACACCACAGAAGCAATTGTAGCAAAGGATATCGTACAGTTTATTTCTTTTTGTAAACAACTCCCTAAGGATAGTAATGTTGCACCGGTTGTAATAGTATCATCCACAATCAACACGTGCTTGTTTTGTAGTCCATGATTGGTTGTGATACGAAAAATGTCTTTAACATTATTATGTCTTTCAGAAGCGGAAACTTTGGTTTGAGATATATTGTTTACCACCCTTTCTACTGCATGGTTCATCATGGGCAATCCCAACACCTCCGACATTCCTTTCACGATATACTCTGATTGGTTATAACCTCTTTGCACCAATTTTTTTGGGTGCAATGGTAGCG
This region of Bacteroidota bacterium genomic DNA includes:
- a CDS encoding glycosyltransferase family 2 protein, which codes for MFVSGFTIIRNGVTGGYPVSEAILSILPLVDEMIVAVGKSTDGTLSLIQSIDSDKIKIVETVWDDTLREGGKVLAVETNKALEHVSPKSDWCFYIQADECVHEDDYDNIRISMQKWLNDNSVQGLVFEYLHFYGSYDFLADSRKWYRHEVRIIRNNPQIRSYMDAQGFRIANQRLPAKKINARIFHYGWVKHPQEQMSKQIQARKLWHDDQFIFEKVAVEQEFDYGKIDSIKRFTGSHPKVYHERIAKQNWTFDRDPNITHLSLKNKILMKIEKLSGWRIGEFRNYKLV
- a CDS encoding acetyl-CoA carboxylase biotin carboxyl carrier protein subunit, translating into MDYKITLNDKTVAYSNKGGGVKINNTAIVQTFKWIKKSELAFLNVNNHSYSVAVVQLDKENKKVTLRINGKKLVLNLADPMDELLKDLGLDKLLNKGAGEVKAPMPGLVLKVLVEPGMQVNKGDSLLILEAMKMENVIKSPIDGVVKAIHITDKQAIEKNKVMIELSANS
- a CDS encoding S8 family peptidase yields the protein MKKTIFIFLSCFLYFGLKAQTPSNYNQQPVLANENGEIPTLILVNSAINESELTQLHIKVETKAGNVWSVLVPQSQLAYLSGVKGVEAIEPALRLNATHAKMDSVRKLMRVDQVHDGINNGLPQNFTGKGVIVGIVDIGFDYKHPAFYAADSVTYRVSRVWQQNHDEGTPPSGYDYGSELIGKEEIFTDLDLNGTHGTHVAGIAAGSGIGSPDLKYQGHAPDAELVFVSIKYFNEQLPGSAMSDYLIANPAIIDAYNYIFNYAKSVGKPAVINLSWGMHTGPHDGTSLFDLATNNLIGEGLILVGAAGNEGTNPMHFEAELRGDTVKTIVIENERFSYPKEEVYVDMWGSGNSVFSVSAHLIDTTGNIVYESAYLSSSKAGTDTKFFDTDSGKFSIITFTNSYYVPNGKPNIRLLLTNPDPAKYNIGLSITSPYSDVHAWNSGGIYRYTSGRFVNQYNQINFSSTYKAGNTDYTVGENGGTSKSVITAGAMTAKNLYYGIFNDTFNDQGYSAIGNITPFSSRGPTADGRIKPDILAPGMDVAAPIFLQEFPGWSKNRLVAITEFNADTFAYGVFSGTSMASPQVTGTVALMLQANPKLTSFQIKQILAKTAIVDSKTGAVPNNNAGWGKVNTYEAVKESYRILSTGGIHFQVPKIIAFPNPSFDEVTIQSEQEPIEQIAIYAMNGVLISKEDFSEKMFSVKLSLTELKGGVYILKVNHQVLRLIVD
- a CDS encoding asparaginase, which gives rise to MKNKTANPILVQSMRGEVVESFHRGVICVINKEKKIVFSLGDVEQVCYPRSAMKFFQHIPFFSRGGAEEFDLTLEEIALICSSHNGEKQHVETVKRILAKGGFTENDLECGAQMPELSSDQADLIKSEQKPSSIHNNCSGKHTGFLLFCRLLGVDHKNYISPEHTIQKIIAETCSRYYETPISDSHIGIDGCSAPIFSYTVYKQAVAYQNLINPIDFPEKEQKACAVMIEAVTTYPFMIAGTKRYCTELMGVAGDNVVGKTGADGVYCMSIFNQDLAVCIKVDDGKMGIQYVVAQSLLSNSGLISKAQAAILERFVHYETKNFGGLIVGEIRPNPELNFNINQSQTA
- a CDS encoding GAF domain-containing protein; the protein is MLHMKKAEKYELAMKEIVAVWDKDIHLTGNLANITAILKTHFDFWWVGFYQIINNKLQLSAFQGPVACTQIAKGKGVCGTAWEQEQTIVVPNVHEFSGHIACNSESNSEIVIPVMCYNSVWGVLDIDSKELNHFDETDAVYLEKIVSFVSNNITLIIPY
- a CDS encoding T9SS type A sorting domain-containing protein, with amino-acid sequence MIKYLLKLYLFFLITLPSIVYSQSTTIGSGTFTSNAYGPMYTTTSVNSVSRFAYIYSSSLLGELEHGDSIWSVSFFKDNTDDLTGSNNLKIYIRPTSQTDFGAGSLSWSSEISGLGFVKVYDNNPNSVMNGKRGFITFTFSSPYYWDTTLGQNFEILVEYTQPNTQTAQINWYYDNASTQSGYLSNQNKYYSATNTLTPSNTLSSSNERKPMIRINYPRYDVEIGVSALYSLGKIPVPLGNPDTVKVLLLNSGKHDVVGHHAYLYSYGANVFIDTLTFSLKASEQDLFAFPIRNLHYIGMDTLIVLLEPDGIASNDTIDGLREATAFTYSYRNLKEPPAPGGIGFNGGTGDFVAKFISSQKKAINQISVMFGFGNEPFRIGIWDATGPQGKPGTLLWQSDSQTSKPGEYIMPVWPPVSVNGTFFVGVRQIGTNNIAFGFQYEDPVRNGTFFETSPVGSSTWNDFSPDAPFRFMIEPRIQADNDITPVSFDFPKDTLVFGTFDTLAPQATIRNIGTNDQIIPFETICNIKYYGGTLIYSSSVFDTLSSGNNRKVTFDKSFFPTTTGDYTVEIITKLTTDQFTQNDTLNAHVLAGKYSDVGMTLVFTPFNGGTYQYNIDTIFPTVKADNFGFDDRTFQVYGQIYDSNNVLMWQDIATKSVKGGQSVTVGFSEFIAPKTSTYKFVTYTKMTGDNDLHNDTIIRYFIVGMENDVAANFAIEPISLYNYPANITAIKPKLNVKNKGEFHQLTYFPAYCFIYKDNTLVYTDTAMLQVFIGDSTSISFPKSFNNPPQGNYRAFFQTALSTDQDRSNDTLTIYFKVGVENDVEVVSIESPQNDSALHLSYLYRPRVLVRNNGFKDQNVPFQVVFQSYDSTGAVIQTLLKNITIAANNTKYLDFDSTFNARPEGSISVKSYTNLGTDESLNNDTAIISYTVQKTFDYEIWDKIKNNPSEEIEVNRGSYSPRIVIQNNSRLLTDSAFISVMIWTPDNTIIYNYIRKSLPSLFGGLDTIEFPPYYPTMTGTYTVQASGYQSLDQNPFNDTLTFTFESILNNDLEVSEIVTPKQNDTLIIDKNIPTYAAVKVTNNGREQPDSVVLKVYLLDSQNNVLKSDSQSVSANLVQSATQTLIFNNFFDNINFEQDAHYKIHAKIDYALDQIPNNNKLISDFYVVANTSTSVIAVSDNIKVSPNPFDKFIQIDLNDASYYTITLISSDGKTVYETRTTAEKQTFTIATETLSAGVYYLKLNNGKHIFAAKFIKL